In one Echinicola marina genomic region, the following are encoded:
- a CDS encoding glycoside hydrolase family 32 protein: MKTSFNPLIYLLILGMFAACTESKKEKQAELEIPNSEPAFDETYRPQYHFTPPKSWMNDPNGMVYLDGEYHLFYQHNPDSNVWGPMHWGHAVSTDMLHWEHLPIALYPDSLGTIFSGSAVIDKGNTSGLGEDGKNPMIAIFTYHHPEKGQTQGIAFSNDKGRTWTKYKNNPVLNNPGIPDFRDPKVSWYDQGNGTGKWIMTLAVKDKISFYSSPNLIDWEHESDFSPSWASYGGVWECPDLFPLTDQEGHEKWVLLVSINPGGPNGGSATQYFTGNFDGGNFTADGKDVKWIDYGADNYAGVTWSDIPKTDGRRLFLGWMSNWLYANIVPTTIWRSAMTLPRKLELYHFEGKDLLASRPVMEVKTLYGNSEKIEAKSHLLRDELFHLDLKTANGNRASIKFSNDLGEEVLLHIEQNKVIFDRSKSGQVKFNEAFQAIHEAPLNGLEINDIDIYSDKSSLEFFFNDGELVLTEILFPNSPLLKLDLEGIENNGEVHYLNSTW, from the coding sequence ATGAAAACTTCATTCAACCCCTTGATATACCTGCTCATCTTAGGGATGTTTGCAGCATGTACTGAGTCCAAAAAAGAAAAACAAGCTGAATTGGAAATCCCCAATTCCGAACCTGCCTTTGATGAGACTTACCGTCCTCAATATCATTTCACTCCTCCAAAATCCTGGATGAATGACCCCAACGGAATGGTGTATTTGGATGGAGAATACCACTTATTTTACCAGCACAACCCTGACAGCAATGTCTGGGGTCCAATGCACTGGGGGCACGCGGTTTCCACAGATATGTTGCACTGGGAACATTTGCCCATCGCGCTTTACCCTGATAGTCTAGGTACCATATTTTCTGGTAGCGCTGTGATTGACAAAGGAAACACGAGTGGGCTGGGTGAAGATGGCAAAAACCCCATGATAGCCATTTTTACCTATCACCATCCGGAAAAAGGCCAAACCCAAGGAATTGCCTTTAGCAATGACAAAGGGAGAACTTGGACCAAATATAAAAACAATCCAGTACTGAACAACCCTGGAATACCTGACTTTAGAGACCCCAAGGTGAGCTGGTATGACCAAGGTAATGGAACCGGAAAATGGATCATGACCCTGGCGGTAAAGGACAAAATCAGCTTTTACTCCTCTCCCAACTTAATTGACTGGGAACATGAAAGTGATTTCAGTCCCTCATGGGCTTCCTATGGTGGCGTTTGGGAATGCCCGGACTTGTTTCCATTAACTGATCAAGAAGGTCATGAGAAATGGGTATTACTGGTCAGCATCAACCCCGGAGGACCCAACGGGGGATCGGCCACCCAATATTTTACAGGAAACTTTGATGGTGGAAATTTCACCGCTGATGGCAAGGATGTGAAGTGGATAGATTACGGGGCTGACAATTATGCCGGTGTTACTTGGTCTGACATCCCAAAAACAGATGGAAGAAGATTATTTCTAGGCTGGATGAGCAACTGGCTATATGCCAATATTGTCCCTACTACCATTTGGAGATCAGCCATGACCCTGCCTAGGAAACTCGAACTATATCATTTTGAAGGCAAAGACTTATTGGCCTCCAGGCCTGTAATGGAAGTCAAAACATTATACGGTAATTCGGAAAAAATCGAAGCCAAAAGCCATTTATTGAGAGACGAACTTTTCCATTTGGATTTAAAAACAGCAAATGGGAACAGGGCATCCATTAAGTTCAGCAATGATTTAGGAGAAGAGGTTCTCCTTCATATTGAACAGAACAAAGTAATTTTCGACAGAAGCAAATCAGGTCAGGTCAAATTCAATGAAGCTTTCCAAGCCATACATGAAGCGCCCCTAAATGGCCTGGAGATTAATGATATTGATATTTATTCAGATAAATCTTCTCTAGAGTTCTTTTTCAATGATGGGGAACTGGTCTTAACAGAGATATTATTTCCCAATTCTCCATTATTAAAATTGGATTTGGAAGGGATAGAAAACAATGGTGAAGTTCATTATCTGAATTCCACTTGGTAA
- a CDS encoding sugar porter family MFS transporter produces the protein MNSKKYVIFLSIVAALGGFLFGFDTAVISGAERFIQEKWQLSDWTHGMAVAIALYGTVIGALFGGVPADKYGRKKSLLWIGLLYFVSALGSALAPDVITFMALRFIGGLGVGASSVVAPMYISEIAPAKNRGVLVALFQFNIVFGILMAYFSNYLIETANLNESWRWMMGMEAIPALIYTLLTIKVPKSPRWLIAHQNNVAEATEILTKTDPEGVDEAIRLAIEERNREKIKVGFSALFKHGHIKTTMLAIMIAMFNQLSGINAIIYFAPRVFEMAGIDAESALLSTIGIGAVNMIATMLGLYLIDRIGRKKLMLIGSVGYIISLILIAYSFSGGAIPPSYLPVFVFIFIASHAVGQGSVIWVFIAEVFPNETRAYGQSIGCFTHWILAAIIANIFPFFANTFGAVSIFGFFALMMVLQLVWVLTKMPETKGRSLEEIQQDMIASNA, from the coding sequence ATGAACAGTAAAAAGTACGTAATTTTTCTCTCTATAGTAGCCGCATTGGGAGGTTTTCTATTTGGCTTTGATACCGCAGTAATCTCAGGGGCCGAAAGGTTCATCCAGGAGAAATGGCAACTCAGTGATTGGACCCATGGAATGGCGGTTGCCATTGCACTTTATGGCACAGTGATCGGAGCTCTTTTTGGAGGCGTTCCCGCAGATAAATACGGCCGTAAAAAATCTTTATTATGGATTGGGCTGCTCTATTTTGTCTCCGCCCTTGGCTCAGCACTGGCGCCAGATGTCATCACCTTTATGGCACTTAGGTTTATTGGAGGTCTCGGAGTGGGAGCTTCTTCAGTAGTGGCCCCCATGTACATCAGTGAAATTGCTCCTGCAAAAAACCGGGGAGTGCTGGTAGCCCTCTTCCAGTTCAATATCGTATTCGGTATTTTGATGGCCTACTTCTCCAATTACCTGATAGAAACCGCCAACCTCAATGAAAGCTGGAGATGGATGATGGGGATGGAAGCCATTCCTGCACTGATATATACTTTACTGACCATTAAGGTTCCCAAAAGTCCACGTTGGCTAATAGCCCATCAAAACAATGTCGCAGAAGCAACAGAGATATTGACCAAAACGGATCCTGAAGGTGTAGATGAAGCCATCAGACTGGCCATAGAAGAACGAAATAGAGAAAAAATAAAAGTAGGCTTTTCCGCCCTGTTCAAACACGGCCATATCAAAACCACCATGCTGGCCATAATGATCGCCATGTTCAACCAGCTTTCAGGAATCAATGCCATCATCTATTTTGCCCCAAGGGTATTTGAAATGGCAGGAATAGATGCTGAAAGTGCCTTATTATCCACTATTGGCATTGGAGCAGTAAATATGATAGCCACCATGTTGGGACTCTACCTTATCGATAGAATAGGCCGGAAAAAACTGATGCTGATCGGTTCAGTTGGCTATATTATCTCCTTAATCTTGATTGCCTATTCCTTTTCTGGTGGGGCCATTCCTCCATCCTATTTGCCCGTGTTTGTATTTATTTTCATTGCCTCCCATGCTGTAGGACAAGGCAGTGTTATCTGGGTGTTTATTGCGGAAGTATTCCCTAACGAAACCAGGGCATATGGCCAGTCCATTGGATGTTTCACCCATTGGATCTTAGCTGCCATCATCGCCAATATCTTCCCCTTCTTTGCCAATACCTTTGGTGCGGTGAGTATATTTGGCTTCTTTGCTTTGATGATGGTCTTGCAGCTGGTTTGGGTATTGACCAAAATGCCAGAAACCAAAGGACGCTCATTGGAGGAAATTCAACAAGATATGATCGCTAGCAATGCATAA
- a CDS encoding glycoside hydrolase family 32 protein yields MKTSLLKSLLFGAFILLLTFTSTWAGEIELRITKNYLNFPVSHQEDRHKMTFHIPGQADLTVVIRLSADEPDYWVFKDVSNLKGKTIKISYEGNEAGLSKIYQADEIEGEANIYQEKNRPQFHFTTQRGWINDPNGLLFHDGEYHLFYQHNPYEREWENMHWGHAVSKDLIHWEELPDALYPDHLGAMFSGSAVIDYNNTAGFNKKNTPAMIAAYTAAGPEKQVQAIAYSLDNGRTFTKYEGNPVIDSKHIWNSQDTRDPKVFWYEPGKHWVMVLNERDGHSIYNSNDLKNWEYQSHITGFWECPELFELPIDGDTNNTLWVMYGASGTYMLGDFDGKTFTPKAGKYQFTSGPIYAAQTFTNVPNGRRIQIGWGQITHPEMPFKGMMMLPTELSLKETKDGPRLFNLPVKETEQLFTPIQHWETLSAEKANEALKPLSESGEVRIKTTIKLSHATSAGLNLFGQNILNYDLNFNKINGVFYSPNDPTSMEISADIYIDRSSIEVFVDGGALTLIMPRRPDTNNNEGFHFWGNNIEIKNLEVFEAKSIWE; encoded by the coding sequence ATGAAAACTTCACTTTTGAAAAGTTTATTATTTGGAGCCTTCATTTTACTCCTGACATTTACCTCCACTTGGGCTGGAGAGATTGAACTTAGGATTACCAAAAATTACCTTAACTTCCCTGTTAGTCATCAAGAAGACCGGCATAAAATGACCTTCCATATTCCTGGTCAAGCAGACTTAACCGTGGTCATTCGGCTATCTGCTGATGAACCTGACTACTGGGTATTCAAAGATGTTTCCAACCTAAAAGGTAAAACCATAAAGATTTCCTATGAGGGAAATGAAGCTGGGCTGTCCAAAATCTATCAGGCAGATGAGATAGAAGGGGAAGCCAATATATACCAAGAGAAAAACAGGCCTCAGTTTCATTTTACCACACAAAGGGGCTGGATCAATGATCCCAATGGACTGCTTTTTCATGATGGGGAATACCACCTCTTTTACCAACATAATCCCTATGAAAGGGAATGGGAGAATATGCACTGGGGACATGCGGTGAGCAAGGATCTTATCCATTGGGAAGAACTTCCGGACGCCTTATACCCCGACCATTTGGGAGCCATGTTTTCTGGATCAGCAGTTATTGATTATAATAATACAGCCGGTTTTAATAAGAAAAACACTCCTGCTATGATTGCTGCTTATACAGCTGCAGGTCCTGAAAAGCAAGTGCAGGCCATCGCCTATAGCCTGGACAATGGACGCACCTTCACCAAGTATGAGGGCAATCCTGTTATTGATTCAAAACACATCTGGAACAGTCAAGATACACGAGACCCCAAGGTCTTTTGGTATGAACCTGGAAAACACTGGGTCATGGTCCTCAATGAAAGGGATGGCCATTCCATCTATAATTCCAATGATCTTAAAAATTGGGAATACCAAAGTCATATCACAGGATTCTGGGAATGCCCCGAATTATTTGAATTACCCATAGATGGTGATACCAATAACACCCTTTGGGTGATGTATGGGGCTTCAGGAACCTATATGCTGGGTGATTTTGATGGCAAGACCTTTACGCCTAAAGCAGGAAAATACCAGTTCACCTCTGGTCCTATTTATGCGGCACAGACATTTACCAATGTCCCCAATGGACGTAGGATACAAATAGGTTGGGGACAAATCACACATCCAGAAATGCCATTTAAAGGTATGATGATGCTCCCCACAGAACTAAGCCTCAAGGAAACCAAAGATGGGCCAAGACTCTTTAACCTTCCCGTAAAGGAAACTGAGCAGCTGTTTACGCCCATTCAACATTGGGAAACGCTCTCTGCGGAAAAAGCAAACGAGGCCCTAAAGCCACTTTCTGAATCTGGGGAAGTACGAATCAAAACCACCATCAAGCTTTCCCACGCGACCAGTGCTGGCTTGAACCTTTTTGGTCAAAACATCTTGAATTATGACCTTAACTTCAACAAAATTAACGGTGTATTCTATTCCCCCAATGATCCCACAAGCATGGAAATATCAGCAGATATCTATATTGACCGGAGCAGTATTGAGGTATTTGTGGACGGAGGGGCACTAACATTGATTATGCCGAGAAGACCAGACACCAACAATAATGAAGGCTTCCATTTTTGGGGCAACAATATTGAAATAAAGAATTTGGAAGTATTTGAGGCTAAGTCAATATGGGAATAG
- a CDS encoding SusC/RagA family TonB-linked outer membrane protein: MKTSVLSLLFALLLVLPLMAQTREITGKVTDQSSGEALPGVTVQVQGTTQGAITDLDGNYSITAGPDAILVFSFIGYASVSETVGNRSIIDVILSQDISNLEEVVVVGYSSQKKSDMTGAIVAVDLAPLEGQSMSTGNPMQALQGRVPGLYVEKSGDPSGSNSRILIRGITTLGNNDPLYVIDGVPTKRQEVFASLNPEAIESVQVLKDASASSVYGSRAANGVIVVTTKNKSLGGDKFSVTFNTNVSRLSEKPQRYDMLNAVQRGEVLWRASVNDGADPAGGYGEIYNFDWNGDFDNPVLNSVTVQPFVGGDETVPAGDTDWQDATYETGWAFNNELTVATNSEKSSLMINLGNYKNTGMLKYTNYERNTARINANTWLFDDVVKFGINTQFSSSNETLATPDVGSAPTPGLAIYMAPTIPVYDINGNFAGPLGAGYSDRNNPVLMQYINRWDNTRKNNFYGNVFAEINILENLKFRSSLGLDYSDFQKKDIEPKVNNGFITRSNNRLIWDTNKFTSLVFSNTLNYQLTKGSHRFEALLGVESIKDDLNSLIATADGFAVETESYFVLDAATGARTSNGRSTGNRLLSQFGKLNYAFDDRYLASFTLRRDGSSRFGSNNRYGVFPAATVGWRISNEEFLKDNPTLSDLKLRIGYGEVGNQEIGDLARFGLYESRYGPNQAQYIGGFFEIYYNVGTAYDINGNNTGNLPSGFVSIQAENPDLKWETTKEWNFGLDFSLFNYAINGSFDYFTRETSDILTTPPIASVIGEGQQRVLNGATTKTNGWELALNYAKDFDNGMTFTINTNFGAFADEITYLPEEVRAAFPGTAQNSIIGHSQFSIFGYQYDGLFQSQEDVDNSPDQVGARPGGLKFKDINNDGVIDSDDRDFIGTTLPALEYGVGFDLSYKNFDFSIFGSGVTGRIGQDPYIFWNNFVQGRENAGLGVLNAWTPENTNTDIPSLSLAFNDQRTSDYLFRNNSYFKIRNLQIGYSLPESIINKWAGMSRLRVYFQGENLLYFTPSGYIGSDPERTDSNRIPVPTTLSLGLNVNF, translated from the coding sequence ATGAAAACAAGTGTATTAAGTCTATTATTTGCCCTTTTGCTTGTTTTGCCACTTATGGCACAAACCAGAGAAATCACAGGCAAAGTAACCGACCAGTCCTCAGGAGAAGCCCTTCCTGGTGTGACGGTGCAAGTACAGGGCACCACCCAAGGTGCCATCACCGATTTGGATGGAAACTATTCCATCACAGCTGGTCCCGATGCAATTTTAGTATTTTCCTTTATTGGTTATGCATCAGTATCAGAAACAGTCGGCAACAGAAGTATTATAGATGTGATCCTAAGTCAAGATATTTCCAATTTGGAAGAGGTGGTAGTAGTGGGATATAGTTCCCAGAAAAAATCAGATATGACTGGAGCAATTGTAGCCGTGGACTTGGCTCCCTTAGAGGGACAAAGCATGAGTACCGGTAACCCCATGCAGGCCTTACAGGGCCGTGTTCCAGGTTTATATGTCGAAAAATCAGGCGATCCTTCCGGTTCCAATAGCAGAATCCTGATCCGAGGGATAACCACGCTGGGAAACAACGATCCATTATATGTCATTGATGGTGTCCCAACGAAAAGACAAGAGGTTTTTGCCAGTCTTAATCCCGAGGCCATAGAGTCTGTACAAGTATTAAAAGATGCATCCGCTTCTTCTGTATATGGATCCCGGGCAGCCAATGGTGTAATCGTGGTGACTACTAAAAACAAAAGCCTAGGTGGTGATAAGTTTAGCGTAACCTTTAACACCAATGTTTCAAGACTATCCGAAAAACCACAACGATACGACATGCTCAATGCAGTCCAAAGAGGCGAAGTGCTGTGGCGCGCCTCTGTCAATGATGGCGCTGACCCCGCAGGTGGATATGGAGAAATCTATAATTTTGACTGGAACGGTGATTTTGACAATCCAGTTTTGAACAGCGTTACGGTCCAACCTTTCGTGGGTGGTGACGAAACAGTTCCTGCTGGAGATACCGATTGGCAGGATGCGACCTATGAAACAGGCTGGGCTTTCAATAATGAATTGACCGTAGCAACCAATTCAGAGAAATCATCGCTGATGATCAATTTAGGCAACTATAAAAACACGGGGATGCTTAAATACACCAATTATGAGCGAAACACTGCTCGGATCAACGCCAACACTTGGCTATTTGATGATGTTGTGAAATTTGGGATAAATACCCAATTCAGCTCTTCCAATGAAACGCTCGCCACTCCTGATGTGGGTAGTGCTCCTACTCCCGGACTGGCCATCTATATGGCACCAACCATCCCTGTATATGATATCAACGGTAATTTTGCAGGACCTCTAGGAGCAGGGTATTCGGACAGAAATAATCCAGTTCTCATGCAATACATCAACAGATGGGACAATACCCGCAAAAACAATTTTTATGGAAATGTATTTGCAGAAATCAATATTTTGGAAAACCTAAAATTCCGCAGCAGCTTGGGCCTTGATTATAGCGATTTCCAGAAAAAAGACATAGAGCCCAAAGTAAACAATGGCTTTATCACTAGGAGCAATAACAGGCTTATTTGGGATACCAATAAGTTCACCAGCTTGGTATTTTCCAATACCCTAAACTACCAACTCACTAAAGGATCACACAGGTTTGAAGCCCTTTTGGGAGTAGAATCCATCAAAGACGATTTGAATAGTTTAATAGCTACGGCCGATGGTTTTGCGGTTGAAACAGAATCCTATTTTGTACTGGATGCCGCCACAGGAGCAAGAACCTCCAATGGCCGCTCCACAGGTAACCGCTTATTGTCACAATTCGGTAAACTGAACTATGCCTTCGATGACCGTTATTTGGCTTCTTTTACCCTAAGGCGTGATGGTTCTTCCAGGTTCGGTAGCAATAACCGATATGGTGTGTTCCCAGCTGCTACCGTTGGTTGGAGAATAAGTAATGAAGAATTTCTTAAAGACAATCCTACCCTTTCTGATTTGAAACTGAGAATTGGCTATGGGGAAGTTGGTAATCAGGAAATTGGAGACTTGGCCAGGTTTGGTCTTTATGAATCCAGGTATGGCCCGAACCAAGCCCAATACATCGGTGGTTTTTTTGAAATCTACTATAATGTGGGTACAGCCTATGATATTAACGGAAACAATACAGGAAACCTTCCATCTGGCTTTGTTTCCATACAAGCTGAAAACCCTGATTTGAAATGGGAGACTACCAAAGAATGGAACTTTGGCTTAGATTTCAGCCTGTTCAATTATGCCATCAATGGCTCCTTTGACTATTTTACCAGAGAGACCAGTGATATCCTAACCACTCCTCCGATTGCCTCTGTAATAGGTGAAGGACAACAGCGCGTATTAAACGGAGCTACCACCAAAACCAATGGATGGGAACTTGCACTGAACTATGCCAAGGACTTTGACAATGGGATGACCTTTACCATCAATACCAATTTTGGGGCTTTTGCTGACGAAATCACCTATTTGCCTGAAGAGGTAAGGGCAGCTTTCCCTGGAACTGCACAAAACTCAATCATTGGCCATTCGCAGTTCTCCATATTCGGTTACCAATATGATGGACTATTCCAAAGTCAAGAGGACGTAGACAACAGCCCGGATCAGGTGGGTGCAAGACCCGGTGGCTTGAAGTTTAAAGACATCAATAATGATGGGGTAATAGATTCTGATGATAGGGATTTTATCGGCACCACACTTCCTGCCTTAGAATACGGTGTAGGCTTTGATCTTTCCTATAAAAATTTCGACTTCTCCATCTTTGGTTCAGGCGTTACAGGAAGAATCGGACAGGACCCCTATATTTTCTGGAACAACTTTGTTCAAGGACGTGAAAATGCAGGTTTAGGTGTTTTGAATGCTTGGACCCCGGAAAACACCAATACAGATATTCCTTCCCTTTCCTTGGCTTTCAATGACCAAAGAACCTCTGATTACCTTTTCAGAAACAACTCCTATTTTAAAATCAGAAATCTCCAAATTGGCTATTCCTTACCCGAATCCATCATCAACAAATGGGCAGGAATGTCTAGACTGAGGGTATATTTCCAAGGGGAAAACCTCTTGTATTTTACACCTAGTGGCTATATCGGATCTGATCCTGAGCGTACAGATTCAAACAGAATCCCGGTACCCACCACGCTTTCACTAGGACTTAATGTAAACTTCTAA
- a CDS encoding RagB/SusD family nutrient uptake outer membrane protein — translation MKNYKLYISAIILGFSLVSCSEDFLEYEPEGVLSSENVATPENAEGLVIAAYAGIGNDEMVGPLTHMWVFGSVRSDDAYKGGGGRTDVGEIDRYEQYNLTIPDQGDFMAPRTWTNYYKAISRANFALQVINEIPDGAYANKTIRQAELRFLRAHSHFMLKILFKKIPYITEELSQEEIGQVSNEIPNDELWDKIADDFLFAYNNLPQSQDEVGRADKNAAAAYLAKTRLFQAYEQNEDHQVTNINTSRLEEVIQYADEVTGSLEDDFGNNFLDGFDNGPESIWAVQFSINDGTTVGRLSFVTGLNSPHGTGLYGCCGFHLASQNMVNAFKTDANGLPLLDDFNNEDIFTNLLPDGTTPASTGLTVDPRLDHTVGIPGRPFKYRNTVNSSGDMVYNFSWARDPGVYGYFGNMKEQQAPDCSCYKKEGPFIGTSKNIDFIRYADVLLWKAEALIQLDRWNEALPLINEIRARAAASTSRPLNAGAEDIYNIGLYTSFPNKEYAWKALKFERRLEFAMEGDRFFDLVRWGEAEEVLNAYLAEEKTKRDFLSSAEFTAGRDEYYPIPQREIDFTGGLYKQNPGY, via the coding sequence ATGAAAAATTATAAATTATATATCTCAGCTATTATACTAGGGTTTTCCTTGGTTTCTTGTTCGGAAGACTTCCTTGAATATGAACCCGAAGGCGTACTCTCTAGTGAAAATGTGGCCACTCCAGAAAATGCTGAAGGATTAGTGATTGCAGCTTATGCAGGCATTGGCAATGATGAAATGGTGGGCCCCCTTACCCATATGTGGGTATTTGGTAGTGTTCGATCAGATGATGCCTATAAAGGCGGAGGTGGCCGTACCGATGTTGGGGAGATTGACAGATATGAACAATACAATTTGACCATTCCTGACCAAGGTGATTTTATGGCCCCAAGGACATGGACCAATTACTACAAAGCCATCTCCAGAGCCAATTTTGCCTTGCAGGTGATCAATGAAATTCCTGATGGAGCTTATGCCAATAAGACAATAAGGCAAGCTGAATTGAGGTTTTTGAGGGCTCACTCCCACTTTATGCTTAAAATATTGTTCAAAAAAATCCCCTATATCACAGAGGAATTAAGTCAAGAAGAAATCGGCCAAGTAAGCAATGAGATCCCCAATGATGAGCTTTGGGACAAGATTGCGGATGATTTTCTTTTCGCCTATAATAACCTCCCACAATCCCAGGATGAAGTAGGTAGAGCAGACAAGAATGCTGCTGCTGCTTATCTGGCCAAAACACGGCTATTCCAAGCTTATGAACAAAACGAAGACCATCAGGTTACCAATATAAATACCTCTAGATTGGAAGAAGTCATACAGTATGCAGATGAGGTAACCGGCAGCTTGGAAGATGACTTTGGGAACAACTTCTTGGATGGTTTTGACAATGGACCAGAGTCCATTTGGGCAGTACAGTTCTCCATCAATGACGGGACCACCGTGGGACGATTAAGCTTTGTAACCGGATTAAACTCACCGCATGGAACAGGATTATATGGCTGCTGTGGCTTTCACCTTGCCAGCCAAAACATGGTCAATGCCTTCAAAACAGATGCAAATGGCCTTCCCTTATTGGACGATTTCAATAACGAGGACATTTTCACCAATTTATTGCCTGATGGCACGACTCCTGCATCTACAGGACTTACCGTAGACCCTAGATTGGACCACACAGTAGGGATACCAGGAAGACCATTCAAATACAGAAATACTGTCAACTCAAGTGGTGACATGGTCTATAACTTCAGCTGGGCAAGGGATCCAGGGGTCTATGGCTATTTTGGAAATATGAAAGAACAACAAGCTCCAGATTGTTCTTGCTATAAAAAAGAAGGCCCTTTTATCGGCACCTCAAAAAACATAGATTTTATCCGCTACGCTGATGTATTACTATGGAAAGCAGAAGCATTAATCCAGTTGGACAGATGGAACGAGGCCCTTCCATTAATTAACGAGATAAGGGCGAGAGCGGCTGCCAGTACTTCACGACCACTCAATGCCGGTGCAGAGGACATCTACAATATTGGACTTTATACCTCCTTTCCCAATAAAGAGTATGCTTGGAAAGCTTTGAAATTCGAAAGAAGATTAGAATTTGCCATGGAGGGTGACCGTTTCTTCGATTTGGTGAGATGGGGTGAAGCAGAAGAAGTACTGAATGCCTATCTGGCTGAAGAAAAAACCAAAAGGGACTTCTTGTCCAGTGCTGAATTTACCGCTGGCAGGGATGAATATTATCCTATTCCTCAAAGGGAGATTGACTTTACGGGTGGGCTTTATAAGCAAAACCCTGGCTATTAA
- a CDS encoding carbohydrate kinase family protein yields MHKKIVIFGEMLWDCFSDRSIPGGAPMNVALHTQYLGLETSFISKVGNDNWGKELLDFVQDKSLNTDLIQVDEHYDTSRVLVDDADKENIKYEIVEAVAWDFIQWSKEMQKKVNEADAFIFGSLSARNEDSRNTLFKLLETSVLKIFDINLRAPYFEASLLEKLLKKADILKINDDELLLLMDIFKLDKNGDKALERLSEDFGLQMICVTKGAAGAIIYDGKKSHSHPGYKVKVADTVGSGDAFLSGFIYKSLSGDSPKEILDFACALGALVATNKGGTPQYELEDIASIQRT; encoded by the coding sequence ATGCATAAAAAAATAGTCATCTTCGGTGAAATGCTTTGGGATTGTTTTTCTGATAGAAGCATCCCTGGAGGGGCACCTATGAATGTAGCTCTCCACACCCAATACCTGGGCTTGGAAACTTCCTTTATCTCAAAAGTGGGAAATGACAACTGGGGAAAGGAGCTGCTTGACTTTGTTCAAGATAAGTCCCTGAACACTGACCTGATCCAGGTAGACGAACATTATGATACCAGTAGGGTATTAGTGGATGATGCTGATAAGGAAAACATCAAATATGAAATTGTAGAAGCAGTAGCCTGGGATTTTATCCAATGGTCAAAAGAAATGCAGAAAAAGGTCAATGAAGCAGATGCTTTTATCTTTGGCAGTCTGTCTGCTAGGAATGAAGATAGTAGAAACACCTTGTTTAAGCTCTTGGAAACATCCGTTCTAAAAATATTTGACATCAATTTAAGAGCTCCATATTTCGAGGCTTCACTGCTTGAAAAACTATTGAAGAAAGCAGATATCCTTAAGATCAACGACGATGAATTGCTCTTGCTCATGGATATTTTCAAACTAGACAAAAACGGGGATAAAGCCTTGGAAAGATTATCTGAAGATTTTGGATTACAAATGATCTGTGTGACCAAGGGAGCTGCCGGAGCCATTATTTATGATGGTAAAAAAAGCCATTCCCACCCAGGCTATAAAGTAAAAGTAGCCGATACCGTTGGTTCTGGCGATGCTTTTTTGAGCGGTTTTATCTATAAGTCACTTTCAGGTGATTCACCCAAAGAGATATTGGATTTTGCTTGTGCACTCGGAGCTTTAGTTGCCACCAATAAGGGGGGTACTCCACAATATGAACTGGAAGACATTGCTTCCATTCAAAGGACCTGA